The following proteins are encoded in a genomic region of Magnolia sinica isolate HGM2019 chromosome 1, MsV1, whole genome shotgun sequence:
- the LOC131246075 gene encoding uncharacterized protein LOC131246075, translated as MRVERDFERTIHSRLPARDTLFRSRQAPPAPLAPAGRFRVQPAGVPPALPRRRCEYCGRDGHTTRFCYKRIAEEGNAPLANCPRQNRAAIRGGPRPQQPRQGPPVEQRAPQARVYVVAATEAELALNTTRMHTPLVVAFPMGKFVATDKICRACPITLANREVAVDLIVMLVRGFDVIFGMDWLTLVRAVMDCRDKTVTISIQGHASFTLKGRGKCQKFESMQALVEAEIVEATIGRIPVVRDFSEVFQEIPGLPTRCAVDFCIDLKLGTALISLPLFCMPPCEMEELRS; from the exons ATGCGAGTGGAGAGAGATTTTGAGCGCACCATCCACTCTCGCCTTCCAGCGCGAGACACTCTGTTCCGGTCGAGGCAGGCACCTCCTGCCCCACTTGCTCCAGCAGGTAGGTTTAGGGTTCAGCCTGCTGGCGTCCCGCCCGCACTTCCAAGGAGACGTTGCGAGTACTGCGGGCGAGATGGCCATACTACTCGATTCTGTTACAAGAGGATAGCCGAGGAAGGCAACGCGCCGCTAGCAAACTGCCCTCGGCAAAATCGAGCTGCGATCCGAGGAGGGCCTAGGCCACAACAGCCCAGGCAAGGACCTCCGGTAGAGCAGAGGGCTCCCCAAGCCAGAGTATATGTCGTCGCCGCTACAGAGGCCGA ACTGGCATTGAACACCACTAGGATGCATACCCCCTTAGTTGTAGCATTCCCTATGGGCAAATTTGTAGCAACAGATAAGATATGCAGGGCATGTCCCATCACGCTCGCAAATCGCGAGGTTGCTGTAGACCTAATTGTCATGCTCGTTAGAGGGTTCGACGTCATCTTTGGGATGGACTGGCTCACGTTGGTGCGTGCAGTCATGGATTGCCGCGACAAAACGGTGACTATATCCATCCAAGGACATGCCTCTTTCACTTTAAAAGGGAGGGGCAAATGCCAAAAGTTCGAGAGCATGCAGGCTCTAGTGGAGGCTGAGATAGTGGAAGCCACTATCGGACGAATACCAGTAGTCCGAGACTTTTCCGAAGTATTCCAAGAGATACCAGGACTACCTACTAGGTGTGCGGTAGATTTTTGTATCGACCTCAAGCTAGGAACCGCTCTTATATCACTCCCCCTATTTTGCATGCCTCCTTGCGAGATGGAGGAGCTAAGGAGTTAG